The Clarias gariepinus isolate MV-2021 ecotype Netherlands chromosome 24, CGAR_prim_01v2, whole genome shotgun sequence region cacagacacagacagacaggacagACACGGACAGACACACGGACAGACACAcggacagacacagacacacacacacacggacagacacacacacacacggacagacacacacacacacggacacacacggacacacggacacacacacacggacacacacacacggacacacacacacggacacacacacacggacacacacacacggacacacacacacggacacacagacacacagacacacagacacacagacacacagacacacagacacacagcacacagacagagacacacagacacacacacacagacacacacacacagacacacacacacagacacacacacacagacacacacacacagacacacacacacagacacacacacacagacacacacacacagacacacacacacagacacacacacacagacacacacacacacacacacacacacacagacggacacCTGTCTCCGTTGGACGGTTTCAGCTCCAGTTTGGGTTTCTTCTTTGGCGTTTCTTTCTGaatggatgatgatgatttatGGCTGCAGGAGACAATAAACACTGTTACTATGGCAACAAAACCTCCTGTCTGCCTCAGTGTCTCCATGGCAACACTAATGGCTAGCGTACTAACACCTGTACAGACACACCCTCGTCACCCAGGTAACACACACGACACTTGACCAAAAGGAACAGACTGTGGTGGAGTTAAAGAGACACTGAGGAggaaataagtgtgtgtgtgtgtgtgtgtgtgtgtgtacacagagaGGGTGACAGCATGTTTACCTCTGTTCCCACagtcgctgctcctgctccggACTCAAACTGCTACTCAgcctgcgcgcacacacacacacacacacacaatctcgtgactaacaaacacacactgctgttCAGGATCATACATTACGGggcaaacagtgtgtgtgtgtgtacttggtgtgtgtgtgtgtgtgtgtgtgtacttggtgctgtgacggtgtgtgtgtgtgtgtacttggtgctgtgacggtggTGACGGTGCTCCTtgtcactgagtgatgatgagTTGGAGTGAGACGAGCCGAGGCCTTTGCGCTGCTCTTTAGTTTTCTGTAGAACGCGGCGGTACGAGAGTGTGCAGAGCCAACACAGGAGCTTCCCGTCCACCTGcacgtgcgcgcgcacacacacacacacacacacacaccttttcatTCACCAGTTCTCTGAAATGTATCTTCAGGATATctaaaaagtgttttaagtCAGTTAGTAAAgagaatgcgtgtgtgtgtgtgtgtgtgtgagagagacagacctTCCTCCGGCCCTCCTCCTTCCTGTCGAAGGCACACTGTTGTTTACACTGCTCACAGGTCTGCGGCGGCCCGTACTTCTTCTCAGAGTTTGTGCAGCGCTGACACTTCGTCCCGATGAACGCTGCGATAATGTTACAGTACTGACACGGCTttggctaacacacacacacacacacacacacaaggaggaAGTTAACAAGATCCCATTTACAACATCCCTACTTGTACTCATTTTGAaatcactccacacacacacactcacagaacTTACTGTTCCAAACTGCTTGACGTTTTGTGCACATTTTTTGCAAATGGTGTTGGTTTTGCTGTGAggaatcaaacacacacagtgttagtgtgtacaaacacacacacacacacacagtgttcagCACCTTTAGATCAGTGTGTAGGAAAGAGGAACTCAGACACACCTCTATACTTCCTGAGCCAATCACAACACAGTAAACAGTTTGGACAGacgccccccccacacacacacacacacacattactgtggGGGCGTGGAATAACACGTCAgtataataacacacacacacactgatatcaTGCTGCTTCAGTCATTCCTAGTATGGGTGCTCTGATCTttctcacagtgtgtgtgtgtgtgtgtgtgtgtgtgtgtcttacctCTCCTGTTGGAACTCGGTTCTACAGTAGGTGCACTTCACTATGGGATGGGCGATCCGACACtcctgcgcgcacacacaaacacacacatgttaaagATGTGCAGTTTAATGTCAGTGATaaggacagacacacacacacacacacacgctgaggTCCAGTTCACAGTATTGAGACAGACTCTCACGCAGGTGGTTTTGTTATGGCTGTATAGCGCCACCTTGTGCCCTGTCAAACCCTGGATTTTCCTAGACCTCCGAGTACatcacacacgtgtgtgtgtgtgtgtgtgtgtgtgtgtgtgtgtgtgtgtgtgtgtgtaagtaagcCCTgcaagtgtgtgaggtggatCCTCCAGGGATCAGACGTGTTTCTCCAGcacgacacacacactcgaTCGGACTGTGAAGaagcattatcctgctgaaacaCACCACCGGCTCCATGGCGGCGTGTGACTCGCTGCGtgcaggtggtgtgtgtgtaacatcCGTATGACCTGAGGTTActgagcatcacactgcctccaccCGCTCGCGCTCTTCACACAGCGCATCCTGGTGATGTCTCTTCCCAACACACACCAGGTGTGAACCGGACACACTCACAGAACCACCTTCTTCAACTGTTCTGTGGTCCAGATCTCATGCTCACTGcaggacctctctctctctcacacacacacacacacacacacacacacacaccaggtgaGAAcaggacctctctctctctcacacacacacacacacacacacacacacacaccaggtgaGAACAggacctctcacacacacacacacaccaggtgaGAACAggacctctctctcacacacacacaccaggtgaGAACAGgacctctctcacacacacacacacacacacacacacacacacacaccaggtgaGAACCGGACACACTCACAGAACCACCTTCTTCAACTGTTCTGTGGTCCAGATCTCATGCTCACTGtaggacctctctctctctctctcacacacacacacacacacacacacacacacacacaccttgcagAGCTGCTGTCCCTGAGAGAGCTCCTCGAACGGGTAGCGCTGGTTACACTTGGTGCAGGCGTACAGGGCCGAGCTCGCCATcaccgccacacacacacacacacacacacacacacacacacacacacgcacgcactaCGAATATATAAACACACGCGCGCGTGTGTTTTACCGCTAATAACCCGGtacaatcactcacacacacacacacacacacacacacacactaggctAGCATTAGCCTGTTAGCTGAGCTCAGACTGAAATGGTTCCGCTCTCAGTGCTCACACTCCGCTCctccctcagtgtgtgtgtgtgacacacacGGATGTAAGCCGGTAACACACACgcggggacacacacacacacacactccgtttTCCGCCTCTGTGTCCGAGCTTTAGATTCTTTTCTCCGCTTTTTTTCTGTGGATCAGAGTCTCCTCACGAACCGGATGCGAACTGCCACCACAAAGGAAAACCAGAGCAGCCAATGAGCGGCGCCCCGCGGGAGCGGGATCAGCCAATCACCGTCCACCAGGCGAATCTAAACGAGACGGAACGAGCCAATGAGAGGCTGGGATGTGGGCGGGACTTGTAGTTTTGAATCGTAGCATCCAATACCAGGACGCGAACCGGCACGCGACTTAAAAGCATACGCCCCGCCACATGACGTGGCATTTACGTAAGACACAGCGGATACGCGTACACGGTCACGTGACCGCTTTAAATCCCGGAAGTGTCTGGGTTTGGTTTTAGTGCAGGAAGTGGAGCTTATGTTCAGTACATGAAGGTGTGATTCCTGAGGATACtgattatttaatgatttatttaaataaatatatagcatTTAAGAATAATGATTTTGtgctaaaatatgaaaatttcatgaaaaaaaaaccaaaaggCGTTATAacatgatttaagaattttatcACTATCACAGCAGGGATAGCCCTTCTATAACAATACCAATACAAACAATagtaaacatgtaaataaaagaaaggattttacacacagaacacatttaaatgtttataataatttattgagGCTGCACAGAAGTTTTAATGACAGCAGCACTTTTCATGTGTGTACAGGAAACTAATATAAATCCAACTAGCAGGCGAAGTTTCATATCATCAGCTTTGGATCAAAGTATTAATTACAGAGAATTAAAAGGCTACTCTGGCCCACAGTATGATAATCACATGTTAATTGATATGCAATAAGACTTGCATCGTGCCCTCTGATTGACTCTGTAGTGTGTAACTTTACTCTTGATGACCTAGTTAGTCAGTGTTTATCATGTAAAAATACTTATACATCACATGCATTATGATTGGCCCATTATGATTTGGTCATGTGACTGGGAGGGGTTTGCACAGACATAAGTAAAACTTAGAGCTTTTAATTAAGTAGTGCTGAGGGTTAAATGTTAGCAGGCTAACGTGCTacattaactgtgtgtgtgttagtgttaagctgaaaagagagagagacagagagagtcaTGAGAGATGATCATATGAAGGTCTGTATGGTGGGGGTGGAGGTGGGGGGAGATGCCCTCTCAGGAGATGCAGATACACGATGGACTACTTCACGCTGAAGATCCTCCACTCGTTTCTGAAGCTCCGCCCTTTTAGCGAGCAGCTCTTTATAGCGCTGATGCAACGgctcctggacacacacacacacacacacacacacactgaatactACTATAGCACTGAACCTGACCTGACCAGTAAGTGTGtaagagtctgtgtgtgtgtgtgtgtgtgtgtgtgtgtgtgtgtatacctgagGTCTGAGGCGGGGGTTCCAGCGGATGTAGTAGGAGGTCCACAGCTGCAGGTGTCGGATGGAGACGGAGGGAAGCAGCACGTGTGTGTCGTAGTGAACATACAGAGGATTCACAAACTCCTCCAACTGACAGTTAATGAATGACCAGAGGGACACGGTGCGCTTCTGggcctcctacacacacacacacacacacacatacgcacacacatgcacacgcacgcacacctGTGCTTTTAAATA contains the following coding sequences:
- the fam76b gene encoding protein FAM76B isoform X1 → MASSALYACTKCNQRYPFEELSQGQQLCKECRIAHPIVKCTYCRTEFQQESKTNTICKKCAQNVKQFGTPKPCQYCNIIAAFIGTKCQRCTNSEKKYGPPQTCEQCKQQCAFDRKEEGRRKVDGKLLCWLCTLSYRRVLQKTKEQRKGLGSSHSNSSSLSDKEHRHHRHSTKLSSSLSPEQEQRLWEQSHKSSSSIQKETPKKKPKLELKPSNGDSSSIAQSMDSGGTDNFILISQLKEEVMSLKRLLQQRDQTILEKDRKLTELKADFQYQESNMRVKMNNMEKAHKEAMEQQQAKNRELMKQVAALSKGKKLDRTSSSLLLP
- the fam76b gene encoding protein FAM76B isoform X2; this encodes MASSALYACTKCNQRYPFEELSQGQQLCKECRIAHPIVKCTYCRTEFQQESKTNTICKKCAQNVKQFGTPKPCQYCNIIAAFIGTKCQRCTNSEKKYGPPQTCEQCKQQCAFDRKEEGRRKVDGKLLCWLCTLSYRRVLQKTKEQRKGLGSSHSNSSSLSDKEHRHHRHSTKLSSSLSPEQEQRLWEQSHKSSSSIQKETPKKKPKLELKPSNGDSSIAQSMDSGGTDNFILISQLKEEVMSLKRLLQQRDQTILEKDRKLTELKADFQYQESNMRVKMNNMEKAHKEAMEQQQAKNRELMKQVAALSKGKKLDRTSSSLLLP